The Desmonostoc muscorum LEGE 12446 genome includes a region encoding these proteins:
- a CDS encoding reverse transcriptase N-terminal domain-containing protein, with protein MSKTSVKTTVEWNKVNWRKLERRVYKLQKRIFQASSRGDTKAVRRLQKTLMRSWSGKMLAVRRVTQDNQGKKTAGVDGVKALTSLQRLALVENLEPKSKSKPTRRVWIPKPGTEEKRPLGIPTMYDRATQALVKLALEPEWEARFEPNSYGFRPGRSCHDAIEAIFKAIKCKAKYVLDADIAKCVRRDS; from the coding sequence ATGTCTAAAACGAGTGTCAAAACTACGGTGGAATGGAACAAGGTGAACTGGCGTAAGCTGGAACGCCGAGTTTATAAGCTGCAAAAACGAATATTCCAAGCCTCTAGTCGTGGTGATACGAAGGCAGTTCGCAGACTCCAGAAAACGTTGATGAGGTCTTGGTCTGGAAAAATGCTGGCGGTACGTCGCGTAACACAAGATAACCAGGGCAAAAAAACAGCCGGAGTAGATGGGGTTAAAGCGTTAACCTCATTACAAAGGTTAGCCCTGGTAGAAAATCTTGAACCAAAAAGCAAGTCCAAACCCACAAGACGGGTATGGATACCTAAGCCAGGAACGGAAGAAAAACGTCCACTAGGCATTCCCACGATGTACGACAGAGCCACTCAGGCGTTAGTAAAATTAGCGCTTGAACCGGAATGGGAAGCACGATTTGAACCCAATTCCTATGGCTTCCGACCAGGACGTTCCTGCCATGATGCAATTGAAGCAATATTTAAGGCAATCAAGTGTAAAGCCAAATATGTGCTAGATGCTGACATTGCTAAATGCGTGCGCCGTGACAGTTAA